A single region of the Pontimicrobium sp. SW4 genome encodes:
- a CDS encoding glycosyltransferase translates to MKFLIITHVEHIKIGQEYYAYAPYVQEMNLWFKYVDQVNVVAPLKKDSIKQLDIAYQHTNLSFHEIPTIAFISLSKAIVSLFRIPLIVFKIFKACKQADHIHLRCPGNIGLLGCLVQLFFSKKLKTAKYAGNWDPKAKQPLSYRFQKWILKNEFLTRNIKVLVYGNWKDKSKNIVPFFTASYWKSEELEVGVKSLKTQVNLLFVGTLSKGKQPLVSVKVTHELIKKRYLVSLDIYGEGSEQESLESYIKENKLESNVILHGNEDKEVIKQAYQKAHFLVFISKSEGWPKVVAEAMFWKCLPISTSVSCIPEMLGYGIRGSLVIPDTITIVTEIQNYIENEKNYIDKIEKAQNWSRSYTLDTFETEIKQLLHS, encoded by the coding sequence ATGAAGTTCTTAATTATTACTCATGTAGAACATATAAAAATAGGACAAGAATATTATGCGTATGCGCCTTATGTTCAAGAAATGAACTTATGGTTTAAATATGTCGACCAAGTTAATGTAGTTGCTCCATTAAAAAAAGATTCTATAAAACAACTTGATATAGCTTATCAACATACTAATTTATCATTTCATGAAATTCCAACAATAGCTTTCATTTCATTGTCTAAAGCTATTGTATCGTTATTTAGAATTCCATTAATCGTATTTAAAATTTTTAAAGCTTGTAAGCAAGCAGACCATATTCATTTGCGATGTCCAGGTAATATTGGGTTATTAGGTTGTTTAGTTCAACTATTTTTTTCTAAAAAACTAAAGACAGCTAAGTATGCGGGAAATTGGGATCCTAAAGCAAAGCAACCATTGTCTTACAGATTCCAAAAGTGGATTCTAAAAAATGAATTTCTCACTCGTAATATTAAAGTATTAGTATATGGCAACTGGAAGGATAAGTCTAAAAATATAGTGCCATTTTTTACAGCATCCTATTGGAAATCTGAAGAACTAGAAGTAGGTGTTAAGAGTTTAAAGACTCAAGTTAATCTATTATTTGTTGGTACTTTAAGTAAAGGCAAGCAACCTTTAGTTTCTGTTAAAGTAACGCATGAGTTAATAAAAAAAAGATATCTAGTTAGCTTAGATATTTATGGTGAGGGTAGTGAACAAGAAAGCTTAGAGAGTTATATAAAAGAAAATAAATTAGAGTCTAATGTCATTCTGCACGGAAATGAAGATAAAGAGGTAATAAAACAAGCCTATCAGAAAGCACATTTTTTAGTATTTATATCTAAATCGGAAGGTTGGCCTAAAGTAGTTGCAGAAGCCATGTTTTGGAAATGTTTACCTATTAGTACCAGTGTGTCATGTATTCCAGAAATGTTAGGTTATGGTATAAGAGGTAGTCTTGTTATTCCAGACACAATCACTATAGTAACAGAAATACAAAACTATATAGAAAATGAGAAAAACTATATAGATAAAATAGAGAAGGCACAAAATTGGTCTAGAAGTTATACTTTAGATACATTTGAAACTGAAATAAAACAGTTACTTCATTCATGA
- the neuC gene encoding UDP-N-acetylglucosamine 2-epimerase: MSKKNKKIAFLSGTRADFGKIKSLIQILEDDIHFEPFVFVTGMHLMETYGYTLIEIERCNFTNLHAFKNHTSEATMDLTLAKTIEGFSNYVKEIRPDLILVHGDRVEAMAGAIVGALNNILVAHVEGGELSGTVDELIRHSVSKMSHIHYVSNKKAKKRLIQMGELEKSIKIIGSPDVDIMFSEKLPVIDEVKKYYEIPFSNYALAMFHPVTTEFNEIEDYAQSFVEALLKDNKNYVVIYPNNDLGSEKIIAAYNMLQNNSRFRIFPSIRFEYFLTLLKNSSFIVGNSSAGIREAPYYGIPTINIGSRQENRALHSHIINVPYKSDAIFKALKSNHELIEKDHETFGIGNSSKLFLESLLEGDLWTLNTQKNFVDIH, encoded by the coding sequence TTGAGTAAAAAAAATAAAAAAATAGCATTTCTATCTGGTACAAGAGCCGATTTTGGAAAAATTAAATCCTTAATTCAAATTCTTGAAGATGATATACATTTTGAGCCCTTTGTATTTGTAACAGGAATGCATCTTATGGAAACTTATGGTTATACGCTAATAGAAATTGAACGCTGTAATTTTACTAATCTGCATGCGTTTAAAAATCATACAAGCGAAGCCACAATGGATTTAACTTTGGCTAAGACTATTGAAGGGTTTTCAAACTATGTAAAAGAAATTCGACCAGACCTAATATTAGTACATGGAGATAGAGTAGAAGCAATGGCTGGTGCAATAGTAGGCGCACTAAATAATATTTTAGTAGCGCATGTAGAAGGAGGAGAACTATCTGGAACAGTAGATGAACTTATAAGACATTCAGTTAGTAAAATGAGCCATATTCATTACGTATCAAATAAAAAAGCAAAGAAGCGATTAATTCAAATGGGTGAATTAGAAAAGAGTATTAAAATAATTGGCTCGCCAGATGTAGATATTATGTTTTCTGAAAAACTTCCCGTAATTGACGAAGTTAAAAAATATTATGAAATTCCTTTTAGTAATTATGCTTTGGCAATGTTTCATCCAGTAACTACAGAGTTTAATGAAATAGAAGATTATGCGCAAAGTTTTGTAGAAGCCTTATTAAAGGATAACAAAAATTATGTGGTAATATATCCTAATAACGATTTAGGTTCCGAAAAAATAATTGCAGCATATAATATGTTACAAAATAACTCTAGATTTAGAATTTTCCCATCCATAAGGTTTGAGTATTTTCTAACACTATTAAAAAACAGTAGCTTTATTGTAGGTAATTCTAGTGCAGGAATTAGAGAAGCACCTTATTATGGTATACCTACTATTAATATTGGAAGTAGGCAAGAAAACAGGGCACTTCATTCGCATATTATTAATGTCCCCTATAAAAGTGATGCTATATTTAAAGCTTTAAAATCCAATCATGAATTAATCGAAAAAGATCATGAAACTTTTGGAATTGGCAATAGTTCGAAATTATTTTTAGAGTCTTTGTTAGAAGGGGATTTATGGACATTGAATACTCAAAAGAATTTTGTCGATATTCATTAA
- a CDS encoding DUF4105 domain-containing protein, whose amino-acid sequence MKIKLLLLLLFLCCTTSNAQLKLSDQAEISVLTIGPGTLLMDAFGHNGFRVRDRERMLDVVFNYGTFDFDTPNFYLKFAQGKLNYRLEHNPYDDFFQYYIAQNRSIDEQILDLTRTQKQQVFDFLLNNAKPENKYYLYDFFYDNCATKMKDVLKASLNEQITFTKPNNFNAKTFRGLIHEQVNKNSWGSLGIDVALGSVIDKKATPEEHMFLPKFIHSFFDKTTFTSSNKPLVKELRSLYKKVDKPISSSFFTSPLMVFSLLGALILWITYQDYKKDVRSKWLDIGLFSITGLIGVFLLILWFATDHTTTANNYNLLWAVPINLFVIKQLLKPAPKKWFIKYLKFLIIMLCLLTLHWIIGVQVFAIGLIPLFIALLVRYVFLIKFHNQSN is encoded by the coding sequence ATGAAGATAAAACTACTTTTGCTATTACTTTTTCTTTGTTGTACTACATCGAATGCTCAATTAAAGCTTTCAGACCAAGCGGAAATAAGTGTGCTTACTATTGGCCCAGGTACTCTGTTAATGGATGCTTTTGGGCATAATGGTTTTAGAGTACGTGATAGAGAACGAATGTTAGATGTAGTATTTAATTATGGTACGTTTGATTTTGACACCCCAAATTTCTACTTAAAATTTGCTCAAGGGAAGCTTAACTATAGACTAGAGCATAATCCTTATGATGACTTTTTTCAATACTATATTGCGCAAAATAGATCTATAGACGAGCAAATTTTAGATTTAACACGAACACAAAAACAGCAGGTTTTTGATTTTCTATTGAATAATGCAAAGCCAGAAAACAAATACTATCTCTACGACTTCTTTTATGATAATTGTGCTACTAAAATGAAAGATGTGCTAAAAGCTTCATTAAATGAACAAATCACTTTTACCAAACCAAATAACTTTAATGCAAAAACCTTTAGAGGATTAATTCATGAACAGGTAAATAAAAACTCTTGGGGAAGCTTAGGAATTGATGTTGCTTTAGGTTCGGTAATTGATAAAAAAGCAACACCAGAAGAGCATATGTTTCTTCCAAAGTTTATTCATTCTTTTTTTGACAAAACAACCTTCACCAGTTCAAACAAACCGCTTGTAAAAGAATTGCGCTCGCTTTATAAAAAAGTGGACAAGCCTATATCAAGTTCATTTTTTACGAGTCCATTAATGGTTTTTAGTTTATTAGGAGCCTTAATTTTATGGATTACTTACCAAGATTATAAAAAAGATGTTCGTAGTAAATGGCTAGACATTGGTTTATTCTCTATTACTGGTTTAATAGGTGTATTTTTATTAATATTATGGTTTGCTACAGATCATACTACTACAGCAAACAATTACAATTTATTATGGGCTGTTCCTATTAACTTATTTGTTATAAAACAACTACTTAAACCTGCACCTAAAAAATGGTTTATAAAGTATTTGAAATTTTTAATAATCATGTTATGCCTTTTAACATTACATTGGATAATAGGAGTTCAAGTATTTGCTATTGGGTTAATTCCGCTATTTATAGCTCTTTTAGTAAGATATGTTTTTTTGATAAAATTTCACAATCAAAGTAACTAG
- a CDS encoding glycosyltransferase family 4 protein — translation MHICFFTHEYPKEGFPHGGIGTFIKTISKAYVNKGYKVSVVGINNYTNQEEISIIEGVTVYRLKPRKIKGLTWMFNSKSINNCLKKIHKETPIDVLETPELGLAFLKKLSGIKYIIRLHGGHHFFSEAEKRKINWWKGFQEKTSFKKSDAFIAVSNYVKDHTAKYLSYNDKKIQIIRYPIDLEVFHPKPDISISENTILFAGTICEKKGIRQLILAMKKVLEFFPEVKLEIYGRDWFFRDGRSYIEFLKTEVIPTLGEGSKSIIFKGSVSINELAEKYATSKLCIFPSLMETQGLVAPEAMAMEKLVIFSNCGPGPETISHKETGLLCNPYDVEDISQNIIWGLNNVEKSQVIAKNARKFVLSNYNIETLVKENIEFYKSV, via the coding sequence ATGCATATTTGTTTTTTTACACATGAATATCCTAAAGAAGGTTTTCCTCACGGTGGAATAGGTACTTTTATTAAAACTATTAGTAAAGCATATGTCAACAAAGGTTATAAAGTAAGTGTTGTAGGAATAAATAATTACACCAATCAAGAAGAAATTTCTATAATTGAGGGCGTAACTGTTTATAGGCTAAAACCTAGAAAAATTAAAGGATTAACTTGGATGTTTAATAGCAAATCTATTAACAATTGCCTAAAAAAAATACATAAAGAAACGCCAATAGATGTATTAGAAACTCCCGAACTTGGGCTTGCTTTTTTAAAGAAATTATCTGGAATTAAATATATTATAAGGCTTCATGGCGGACATCATTTTTTTTCAGAAGCTGAAAAGCGCAAAATAAATTGGTGGAAAGGCTTTCAAGAAAAAACATCGTTTAAAAAGTCAGATGCATTTATTGCAGTTTCTAATTATGTAAAGGATCATACAGCCAAGTATTTAAGCTATAATGATAAAAAAATACAGATTATTAGATATCCAATAGACTTAGAAGTTTTTCATCCAAAACCAGATATAAGCATATCTGAAAATACAATTTTATTTGCAGGCACAATTTGTGAAAAGAAAGGAATAAGACAATTAATTTTAGCAATGAAAAAAGTGCTAGAATTCTTTCCAGAAGTAAAACTTGAAATTTATGGAAGGGATTGGTTTTTTAGAGATGGTAGATCATACATAGAGTTTTTAAAGACAGAAGTAATTCCAACTTTAGGAGAAGGCTCAAAAAGCATAATTTTTAAAGGCTCCGTATCGATAAATGAACTGGCCGAAAAGTATGCTACATCTAAATTATGTATATTTCCTTCGCTTATGGAAACCCAGGGTTTGGTTGCACCAGAAGCTATGGCTATGGAAAAGTTGGTGATCTTTTCTAACTGTGGTCCAGGACCTGAAACTATTAGTCATAAAGAAACTGGGTTACTATGTAATCCTTATGATGTAGAAGATATTTCACAAAATATTATTTGGGGATTAAATAATGTAGAAAAGAGCCAAGTAATAGCTAAAAATGCTAGAAAGTTTGTTTTAAGCAATTACAATATTGAAACTTTAGTAAAAGAGAATATTGAATTTTATAAGTCTGTTTAA
- a CDS encoding glycosyltransferase, protein MKVIQLIDSLDAGGAERVAVNIANALALKTEGSFLCTTRKEGILKNSLNDDVGYMFLKKVNALDIFAIKRLSKFVRKHKIDVIHAHSTSFFLATIVKWLHPTLRIVWHDHYGNSEYLNSRKSNILKFCSKYISHIICVNDALKLWNKKKLQCNNVIYLPNFAVQDKVDAKTKLKGVSGKRILHLANLRPQKDHKTLFLAFKKVLEKFPDWSLHCVGKDFSDEYSKKIRLVISKLQLVDSVFFYDSKEDVSNIISQSDIGVLSSKSEGLPISLLEYGLFGLPVIATNVGDCKKVITIESESGILVEKENPKALASAIKTVISDKTKARLLGNNLKLRITNEFSEKAYIKSLLDIYRQKSEKG, encoded by the coding sequence ATGAAAGTTATACAATTAATAGATTCATTAGATGCAGGAGGAGCAGAGAGGGTGGCAGTAAACATTGCTAATGCTCTAGCTTTAAAAACTGAGGGGTCTTTTTTGTGTACAACAAGGAAAGAAGGAATTTTGAAAAATAGTTTAAATGATGATGTTGGATACATGTTTCTTAAAAAAGTCAATGCTTTAGATATTTTTGCTATAAAAAGACTAAGCAAATTTGTTAGAAAACACAAAATCGATGTTATTCACGCACATTCAACGTCTTTTTTTTTGGCTACAATTGTTAAGTGGCTACATCCAACTTTAAGAATCGTATGGCACGATCATTATGGTAACAGTGAATATTTAAATTCTAGGAAATCAAATATTTTAAAGTTTTGTTCAAAGTATATATCACATATTATATGTGTAAATGATGCTTTGAAACTGTGGAATAAAAAAAAGCTACAATGTAATAATGTTATTTACTTGCCTAACTTTGCAGTTCAAGATAAAGTAGATGCTAAAACTAAATTGAAAGGTGTCTCAGGGAAAAGAATACTTCATTTAGCAAATTTAAGACCACAAAAAGACCATAAAACGTTGTTTTTAGCTTTTAAAAAAGTATTAGAAAAGTTTCCAGATTGGTCATTGCATTGTGTAGGTAAAGATTTTAGTGACGAATATTCTAAGAAAATAAGATTAGTAATTAGCAAATTACAATTAGTAGATAGTGTGTTTTTTTATGACAGTAAAGAGGATGTTTCCAATATCATCTCTCAAAGCGATATAGGTGTATTATCATCAAAATCAGAAGGGTTGCCAATTTCTTTATTAGAGTATGGTTTATTTGGCTTGCCTGTGATTGCAACCAATGTTGGAGATTGTAAAAAAGTTATTACTATTGAGAGTGAGAGTGGCATTTTAGTTGAAAAAGAAAACCCAAAGGCATTAGCTTCAGCAATTAAAACAGTTATTAGTGATAAAACTAAAGCAAGATTATTAGGGAATAATTTAAAATTAAGAATTACTAATGAGTTTTCAGAAAAAGCATATATTAAAAGTTTGTTAGATATATATAGACAAAAAAGTGAAAAAGGATAA
- a CDS encoding O-antigen ligase family protein has protein sequence MKKDKIKNIEVFLILLHIAIGFGVFLLPFVSKLFNLLVVGLSILLIIFSRNKVFAVIAASAYIATSDVFFRMTDGLFFYELHKYLLILFVILGFLLDQKRVKGYIYLVYIGLLLLTITFTPYNITDEVRKMIAFNLAGPVSLGVVAFYFYRKKVVYQQLAKALFYGVLPIISLVTYLFLYTPSVKEVVTGTESNFATSGGFGPNQVATILGAGFFILFTRFILNKFKGLQSIIELSLLVFIVFRGLVTFSRGGMLTAAIAIVLFIIVVYLKGKKAFLAKTTGILFLFLIISIGVWYLAVNRTSGLIENRYTNQNAAGVEKEDIATGRTDLFLIEFQAFLENPILGIGVGKNKEYRFERTGKVAASHNEMSRILAEHGSFGALAFLILLITPLFLRLENKKNIYFYSFYIMWLLTINHSAMRIAFPSFIYGLCLLDVTFPKKVCVKPQSG, from the coding sequence GTGAAAAAGGATAAAATAAAAAATATCGAAGTTTTTTTAATTCTATTGCATATTGCAATAGGGTTTGGTGTCTTTTTACTGCCTTTTGTTTCTAAACTATTTAACCTACTTGTTGTTGGACTTTCAATTTTACTAATAATTTTTTCTAGAAATAAGGTGTTTGCAGTAATTGCTGCATCAGCATACATTGCAACAAGTGACGTTTTTTTTAGAATGACAGATGGTCTTTTCTTTTACGAGCTTCATAAATATTTATTAATTCTTTTTGTGATTTTAGGGTTTTTATTAGATCAAAAGCGAGTTAAAGGATATATTTATCTTGTCTATATAGGGCTTCTATTACTTACCATTACTTTTACACCTTATAATATTACAGATGAGGTTAGAAAAATGATAGCTTTTAATCTTGCTGGTCCTGTTTCATTGGGTGTTGTTGCTTTTTATTTTTACAGGAAAAAGGTAGTTTATCAACAGTTGGCTAAAGCACTTTTTTATGGAGTATTACCAATAATTTCTTTAGTAACATATTTATTTTTGTATACGCCTAGTGTTAAGGAGGTTGTTACTGGAACAGAATCTAATTTTGCAACCTCTGGTGGTTTCGGACCAAATCAAGTAGCAACAATTTTAGGTGCTGGATTTTTTATATTATTTACACGTTTCATTTTAAATAAGTTTAAAGGCTTACAGTCAATTATTGAATTATCACTCTTGGTCTTCATTGTTTTTAGAGGTTTAGTAACATTTTCTAGGGGAGGTATGCTTACTGCTGCAATAGCTATAGTTTTGTTTATTATTGTTGTTTATCTTAAAGGGAAAAAAGCTTTTTTGGCAAAAACTACTGGTATCTTATTTTTGTTTTTAATAATTAGTATTGGAGTATGGTATTTAGCGGTAAATAGAACCTCTGGACTAATAGAAAATAGATATACTAATCAAAATGCAGCTGGAGTCGAAAAAGAGGATATTGCCACTGGAAGAACAGATTTGTTTTTAATAGAATTTCAAGCTTTTTTAGAAAATCCAATACTAGGTATTGGAGTTGGTAAAAACAAAGAGTATAGGTTTGAAAGAACAGGAAAAGTAGCTGCATCTCATAACGAAATGAGTCGTATTTTAGCAGAGCATGGTTCTTTTGGAGCGTTAGCTTTTTTAATTTTATTGATAACACCGTTGTTTTTAAGACTAGAAAATAAAAAGAACATCTACTTTTACTCGTTCTACATTATGTGGCTGCTAACTATTAATCACTCAGCAATGAGAATTGCCTTTCCATCGTTTATTTACGGACTTTGTTTGCTAGATGTAACGTTTCCAAAAAAAGTATGTGTAAAGCCCCAATCTGGTTAA
- a CDS encoding sugar transferase has product MSKNKGIHFEISERKVLLRVFDILAVLLALELIGYYFQFDYFLVTKEQWLWSLVLGFYLTVFGTIFELYNLKQSSKLDTTFKNIVITVSVTVLFYLFTPIITPVLPDHRLEIVYFYLSIVTAIFIWRYAYVTFIASPRFYKKVIVLGEVSNIENLVNAFSTSDPNYKIVGYINSNVSSNETVKFKGLKEFSAGNLQKTIREEGISEIVIAINDSETITPYTYNELTHLLERGFIIREYTQVFEEITKRIPVQFVGKDFYKYFPFSRSSQNKLYMLYHRLMDLVCSILGIVIGVLLLPLVLVGNLIGNKGKLLYVQTRVGKNGKPFKIYKFRTMVKNAEKDGVKWADKNDHRVTSFGRFLRRSRLDEIPQFINVLKGDMSIIGPRPERPFFVKELSRVIPFYETRHTIKPGLSGWAQVNSRYGSSIEDSLVKLQYDLYYIKHRSFFLDINIIVKTLSTMVYYRGQ; this is encoded by the coding sequence ATGTCAAAAAATAAAGGAATCCATTTTGAAATTTCTGAGCGCAAAGTCCTTTTGCGTGTTTTTGATATTCTTGCTGTTTTATTAGCTCTCGAACTTATTGGTTATTATTTTCAATTCGATTATTTTTTAGTTACAAAAGAACAATGGCTTTGGTCACTTGTACTTGGGTTTTATTTGACAGTCTTTGGTACTATATTCGAATTATACAACTTAAAGCAATCAAGTAAACTTGATACTACCTTTAAAAATATAGTTATTACAGTGTCTGTTACTGTACTGTTTTATTTATTTACTCCAATTATAACTCCAGTTTTACCAGACCATAGATTGGAGATAGTTTACTTCTATTTATCTATTGTAACTGCAATTTTTATATGGCGTTACGCCTATGTAACATTTATTGCATCCCCAAGATTTTATAAAAAAGTAATTGTGTTAGGGGAAGTTTCTAATATAGAAAACCTTGTAAATGCTTTCAGTACTTCCGACCCTAATTATAAGATTGTAGGTTATATAAATAGTAATGTTTCTAGCAATGAAACCGTAAAGTTTAAAGGTTTAAAGGAATTTAGTGCAGGAAACCTTCAAAAAACAATTAGAGAAGAAGGTATATCAGAAATTGTGATTGCTATTAATGATTCTGAAACTATTACACCATACACTTATAACGAGTTAACACATCTTTTAGAAAGAGGATTTATTATTAGAGAATATACCCAAGTTTTTGAAGAAATCACAAAGCGTATTCCTGTACAATTTGTTGGTAAAGACTTTTATAAATATTTTCCATTTAGTAGAAGTAGCCAAAATAAGCTTTATATGCTTTACCACCGTCTAATGGATTTAGTATGCTCAATATTGGGAATTGTAATTGGAGTATTGTTGTTACCATTGGTTTTAGTTGGAAATTTAATAGGAAATAAAGGCAAGCTATTATATGTTCAAACACGTGTAGGTAAAAACGGAAAGCCATTTAAAATATATAAGTTTAGAACAATGGTTAAAAACGCTGAAAAAGATGGTGTGAAATGGGCAGATAAAAATGACCATAGAGTTACATCGTTTGGACGATTTTTAAGGCGATCACGCCTTGACGAAATCCCCCAATTTATAAATGTACTTAAAGGAGATATGAGTATTATTGGTCCAAGACCAGAACGTCCATTTTTTGTAAAAGAGCTTTCAAGAGTGATTCCTTTTTATGAAACGAGGCATACTATAAAACCAGGTTTGTCTGGTTGGGCTCAAGTAAATAGTCGTTATGGTTCCTCTATCGAAGACAGTTTAGTGAAGTTGCAGTACGACTTATATTATATTAAGCATCGAAGCTTCTTTTTAGATATAAATATTATTGTAAAAACTTTGAGTACAATGGTATATTATAGAGGACAGTAG
- the neuB gene encoding N-acetylneuraminate synthase: MSNPYIKIQDRKIGLDYPPLVIAEIGINHEGSLQIAKEMVDAAARAGAEVVKHQTHIVEDEMSAVAKKVIPGNANVSIYEIMERCALNEEDEIELKAYVESKGMIFLSTPFSRAAANRLQKMEVAAYKIGSGECNNYPLLEHIAKFKKPVILSTGMNTIENVKKAVAIFKKNETPIALLHTTNLYPTPPHLVRFGAMQQLQEAFPNKVIGLSDHTLNNNACLGAVALGASILERHFTDHKKRTGPDIICSMDEQECKDLIIGSKELAQMRGGIKAPAKEEQVTIDFAFATVCTIKKVKKGEKLTKENVWVKRPGTGEILAENFIEILNKTAKKDLEKDVQLKWTDFE; this comes from the coding sequence ATGAGTAATCCATATATTAAAATACAAGATAGAAAAATTGGATTAGATTATCCACCTCTAGTCATTGCAGAAATTGGTATAAATCATGAAGGTTCTTTGCAAATAGCTAAAGAAATGGTAGATGCGGCTGCCAGAGCAGGAGCTGAGGTAGTAAAACATCAAACCCATATTGTGGAAGATGAAATGAGTGCTGTTGCAAAAAAGGTTATTCCTGGTAATGCTAATGTCTCTATTTATGAGATTATGGAACGTTGTGCACTTAATGAAGAAGATGAAATAGAATTGAAAGCATATGTTGAAAGTAAAGGAATGATATTTTTATCAACTCCTTTTTCAAGAGCAGCAGCTAACAGGCTTCAAAAAATGGAAGTTGCAGCTTATAAAATTGGCTCAGGAGAATGCAATAATTATCCACTTTTGGAGCATATAGCAAAGTTCAAAAAACCTGTGATATTAAGTACTGGTATGAATACCATAGAAAATGTAAAAAAAGCAGTTGCTATTTTTAAAAAAAATGAAACTCCTATAGCATTATTACATACAACTAATTTATACCCAACACCACCTCATTTAGTAAGGTTTGGAGCGATGCAACAATTACAAGAAGCATTTCCAAATAAAGTAATTGGTTTGAGTGATCACACACTTAACAATAATGCATGTTTGGGTGCAGTTGCCTTAGGAGCATCTATACTAGAGCGTCATTTTACCGACCATAAAAAACGAACTGGACCAGATATAATTTGTAGTATGGACGAGCAAGAATGCAAAGATTTAATAATTGGAAGTAAAGAACTTGCACAAATGCGAGGAGGTATTAAAGCCCCCGCTAAAGAGGAACAAGTTACTATAGATTTTGCATTCGCAACTGTTTGTACAATAAAAAAAGTAAAAAAAGGAGAGAAATTGACCAAAGAAAATGTTTGGGTAAAACGACCAGGTACAGGAGAAATACTTGCTGAAAATTTCATTGAAATTTTGAATAAAACTGCAAAAAAAGATTTAGAGAAAGATGTTCAATTAAAATGGACAGATTTTGAGTAA
- a CDS encoding glycosyltransferase family 4 protein, translating to MILYIGNNLKSKLTNQTTLTLLSNLLINEGYSVKISSSLNNQFLRLLSMLWAIMKYRKKIDFVLIDTYSTKNFYYAISTSQLCRFLKLRYIPILHGGDLPSRLDKSPKLSHGIFTNSYKNIAVSNYLKHEFNKRGFESIFIPNILEIEKYTFLQREISFPKLLFVRAFASIYNPEMAIKALSKIKREYPEAILCMVGPEKDNSLESCKTLVKELELENSVEFTGMLSKKEWHKKAENYNIFINTTNVDNAPISVMEAMALGLPIVSTNVGGMPFLIEDNKTGILVNENDICDMVKAINTICKNEETAKHLVNNARKQVEKFDWSNIKGLWHNILQ from the coding sequence ATGATATTATACATTGGAAATAATTTAAAATCGAAGTTAACAAATCAAACAACGTTAACATTATTGAGTAATCTTTTAATAAATGAAGGTTATTCAGTCAAAATTTCTTCGTCATTAAATAATCAATTTTTACGATTGCTATCAATGCTTTGGGCAATTATGAAGTATCGTAAAAAAATAGATTTTGTGTTAATAGATACTTACAGTACTAAAAATTTTTATTATGCTATTAGTACGAGTCAGTTGTGTAGGTTTTTAAAACTCAGGTATATTCCTATTCTTCATGGTGGTGATTTACCATCTAGATTAGATAAATCTCCAAAACTTAGTCACGGAATTTTTACCAATTCTTACAAAAATATTGCTGTTTCAAATTATTTAAAACATGAATTTAATAAAAGAGGATTTGAGTCAATTTTTATTCCTAATATTTTAGAAATTGAAAAATATACATTTCTTCAAAGGGAAATCTCTTTTCCTAAGTTGTTATTTGTACGAGCATTTGCAAGTATTTATAACCCTGAAATGGCTATTAAAGCGTTGAGCAAGATAAAAAGGGAATATCCAGAAGCAATTTTATGTATGGTTGGTCCAGAAAAGGATAATTCGTTAGAATCTTGTAAAACTTTGGTCAAGGAATTAGAGCTAGAAAATAGTGTTGAGTTTACAGGAATGTTATCAAAAAAAGAATGGCATAAAAAGGCTGAAAATTATAATATTTTTATAAATACTACAAATGTAGATAATGCGCCTATTAGTGTAATGGAGGCCATGGCTTTGGGGTTACCAATTGTGTCTACTAATGTTGGAGGTATGCCTTTTTTAATAGAAGATAATAAAACGGGAATTCTTGTCAATGAGAATGATATTTGCGATATGGTTAAGGCAATTAATACGATTTGTAAAAATGAAGAAACTGCTAAACACCTAGTGAATAATGCTAGAAAACAAGTTGAAAAATTCGATTGGAGTAATATTAAAGGCTTATGGCATAATATATTACAATGA